The following proteins come from a genomic window of Miscanthus floridulus cultivar M001 chromosome 2, ASM1932011v1, whole genome shotgun sequence:
- the LOC136539131 gene encoding uncharacterized protein, which produces MRAAATDPPTAPSRSMLKRLFDRQLLRISPADRLPSAGAGEKDEAEPSSVCLDGMVRSFMEDGVGGEKAGHGGRYCNCFHGGDNSDDDEDEEAAAAAASDVAETIKGLVHCATLRERNLLADVCAHLERHRAAGARRRDLLRLVASSLRAAGHDADVCVSRWEKSPSHPAGEHAYIDVLLPAASDRGARERVLVDADFRSAFEVARPTKAYRALVQRLPPVFVGKDDRLRLLVVAAAAAARASLKKRGLHLPPWRKPEYMRAKWLSPYEREAPAAEGAEATDGEGPGTAA; this is translated from the exons ATGAGGGCCGCTGCGACCGATCCGCCCACGGCGCCGTCGAGGTCGATGTTGAAGCGGCTGTTCGATCGCCAGCTCCTGCGGATCTCGCCAGCGGATCGTCTACCgtcggcgggggcgggggagaagGATGAGGCGGAGCCGAGCTCCGTGTGCCTGGACGGCATGGTGCGCAGCTTCATGGAGGACGGTGTCGGCGGCGAGAAGGCGGGGCACGGGGGCCGGTACTGCAACTGCTTCCACGGAGGCGATAATTctgacgacgacgaggacgaggaagcggcggcggcggcggcctccgaCGTCGCCGAGACGATCAAG GGCCTCGTCCACTGCGCTACGCTTCGGGAGCGCAACCTCCTCGCCGACGTGTGCGCGCACCTGGAGCGGCACCGCGCGGCGGGGGCGCGCCGGCGCGACCTCCTCCGCCTGGTGGCCTCGTCGCTCCGCGCCGCGGGGCACGACGCCGACGTCTGCGTCTCCCGCTGGGAGAAGTCCCCGTCCCACCCGGCCGGCGAGCACGCGTACATCGACGTGCTCCTCCCGGCGGCGTCCGACCGCGGCGCGCGCGAGCGCGTCCTGGTGGACGCGGACTTCCGGTCGGCGTTCGAGGTGGCGCGCCCCACCAAGGCGTACCGCGCCCTGGTGCAGCGCCTGCCGCCCGTGTTCGTGGGCAAGGACGACAGGCTCCGCCtcctcgtcgtcgccgccgccgccgccgcccgcgccagccTCAAGAAGCGCGGCCTCCACCTCCCGCCCTGGCGCAAGCCCGAGTACATGCGCGCCAAGTGGCTCTCCCCCTACGAACGCGAGGCGCCGGCGGCCGAAGGGGCGGAGGCCACCGACGGGGAGGGACCCGGAACCGCCGCGTGA